Proteins found in one Pelotomaculum isophthalicicum JI genomic segment:
- a CDS encoding Ger(x)C family spore germination protein, protein MRAARLGALFLTALSVLLLTGCFGSRETDETAYVLAMGFDKGEKDNMVVTVSIANTKVIAGMAGGAGGAKEEGRNVLVQSVETYGPLAGLEQLSSVTGRHLSLLHTKAYIFSEELAKEGLADWVSTMSRYYELRATSYVFVCRGKAKDFLEKNQPPLELSPTKQYELIGSLSRAHGFYKNAMFLNFHQDVKSWSAEPSLPLVAIHEGGLETAKPGLKKGGGYEPGRYFAGELPVSGANKAQIMGTAVFRGSKMVGAISGEETRYYLMLRGEFENGFFSFVDPVLHEPALIGFTVHQARSPKYVTSINEDGTVTIDVDIYLEADLSAMLKGINYENPDLKPVIEEAFSMYVQQGCQNLIKRTQEEYKADIFNFGYRLKRHFWTVQTWHDFNWLERYPEAQVSVTVHTRVRRTGLMLKTSPSKED, encoded by the coding sequence GTGCGGGCAGCTAGGTTGGGCGCTTTATTTCTGACAGCGCTCTCTGTTTTATTATTGACCGGCTGTTTCGGGAGCAGGGAGACCGACGAGACTGCCTATGTCCTGGCCATGGGCTTCGACAAGGGAGAAAAAGACAACATGGTCGTGACCGTCAGCATTGCCAACACGAAGGTTATCGCCGGAATGGCCGGCGGAGCGGGTGGGGCTAAAGAGGAAGGGCGCAATGTTCTGGTGCAAAGTGTGGAGACCTATGGCCCGCTTGCCGGGCTGGAACAATTAAGCTCGGTAACCGGCAGGCACTTGTCGCTGTTGCATACGAAGGCGTATATATTTTCTGAAGAGTTGGCCAAAGAAGGCCTCGCGGACTGGGTTAGCACCATGAGCCGGTACTACGAACTCCGGGCAACTTCCTATGTATTTGTCTGCCGTGGAAAAGCGAAAGATTTCCTGGAAAAAAACCAGCCTCCCCTTGAATTAAGCCCGACTAAACAATACGAGCTGATCGGGAGTTTGTCCAGAGCTCATGGATTTTATAAAAACGCTATGTTTTTGAACTTTCATCAGGATGTAAAGAGCTGGTCGGCCGAGCCCAGCCTGCCGCTGGTGGCCATCCACGAGGGCGGGCTGGAAACAGCCAAGCCGGGGTTGAAAAAAGGGGGGGGCTATGAGCCTGGCCGGTATTTCGCCGGGGAATTACCGGTCAGCGGGGCGAATAAGGCCCAGATTATGGGTACCGCCGTGTTCCGGGGAAGTAAAATGGTAGGTGCTATCAGCGGCGAGGAAACCAGGTATTACCTGATGCTGCGGGGCGAATTCGAAAATGGTTTCTTTTCTTTTGTAGACCCTGTTCTTCATGAGCCCGCGCTGATTGGTTTCACCGTTCACCAGGCGCGCAGCCCCAAATATGTAACCAGTATTAATGAAGACGGGACTGTAACGATTGATGTTGACATTTACCTGGAAGCTGATCTCTCAGCGATGTTGAAAGGCATCAACTACGAGAACCCGGACCTCAAACCAGTTATTGAAGAAGCTTTCTCAATGTATGTCCAGCAGGGGTGCCAGAACTTGATTAAACGCACCCAGGAGGAGTATAAAGCTGATATCTTCAACTTCGGCTACCGGTTGAAGCGTCACTTTTGGACTGTGCAAACCTGGCACGATTTTAACTGGCTGGAGAGATACCCGGAAGCGCAGGTCAGTGTCACGGTGCATACCAGGGTCAGGCGGACCGGTCTTATGTTGA
- a CDS encoding GerAB/ArcD/ProY family transporter produces the protein MVKEGTFGPAEAIALLALSSLARSFLSYPRFLVEIAGPAAWMTPVGGLAVTLVGVYLISLVLKKNPGYTIIETAEQAFGPFIGTAVNVLIVVSAFEMLGALFLREFSEAMLNTTLRFAPISIIAFSFLAMGLLGAYLGVEALARTARLIYLYVLVGLLVTILSLIPLWEFCNLLPMFGKGASRDFFLGTYATSGITEVILAAVIVQAMGGVTYFTRIGYRSMLISFGILIVLLATLVLTYNWPVSEEFTLPFLRLSRTIYLGRFFQRPEAIFILIWTIVGALKISLVLYGAAVSLARSLKLPDYRPLIWPLGLAMFIIGLLPPDMPAAVNLDIIVRRLVFIPDYLLPLLILAAYWLKGRSGRAGS, from the coding sequence ATGGTTAAAGAAGGCACATTTGGCCCGGCTGAGGCGATCGCCCTGCTGGCCCTCTCCAGCCTGGCCAGGAGCTTCTTGTCCTATCCGAGATTTCTGGTGGAAATTGCCGGCCCGGCTGCCTGGATGACGCCGGTTGGCGGGCTGGCCGTAACCCTGGTGGGGGTATATCTGATATCGCTGGTCCTCAAAAAAAACCCCGGCTATACCATTATCGAAACCGCCGAGCAGGCCTTCGGCCCGTTTATCGGAACGGCAGTGAATGTTCTTATTGTGGTGTCAGCTTTCGAAATGCTGGGCGCCCTTTTTCTCAGGGAGTTCAGTGAAGCAATGCTGAACACCACCCTGCGTTTTGCGCCTATCAGCATAATAGCTTTTTCTTTTTTGGCGATGGGGTTGTTAGGGGCGTACCTGGGTGTTGAGGCCCTGGCGCGGACAGCCCGCCTTATTTATTTGTATGTATTAGTCGGGCTGCTTGTTACGATCCTTTCTTTAATACCACTTTGGGAGTTTTGCAATTTGTTGCCAATGTTTGGGAAAGGAGCGTCGAGAGATTTTTTCCTTGGCACTTATGCTACCTCCGGAATAACTGAAGTAATTTTAGCCGCGGTAATAGTACAGGCCATGGGTGGAGTCACATACTTTACCAGGATTGGTTACCGTTCCATGCTGATCAGCTTCGGGATTTTGATCGTGCTCCTGGCAACCCTTGTTCTAACTTACAACTGGCCTGTCAGCGAAGAATTCACCCTCCCTTTTTTAAGGCTGTCCAGGACTATTTACCTCGGACGTTTTTTTCAGCGGCCGGAAGCCATTTTTATCCTGATCTGGACTATTGTCGGAGCCTTGAAAATCTCCCTGGTGCTTTACGGGGCGGCAGTTTCCCTGGCCAGGTCGCTGAAGCTGCCTGACTACCGGCCACTGATCTGGCCCCTGGGCCTGGCCATGTTCATTATTGGCCTCCTGCCGCCGGATATGCCTGCCGCCGTGAATCTCGACATTATTGTCAGGAGGCTTGTCTTTATTCCCGACTACCTGTTACCGTTGCTTATTCTCGCCGCGTACTGGCTGAAAGGGAGGAGTGGGCGTGCGGGCAGCTAG
- a CDS encoding spore germination protein, with product MSILVSLLKLITYQENPDREGFVLEETAEEKQTTRKSEPPSGGEAAPGDQEKAPAGRRSFKKPVRPAGKLTEKPKKVKDSGKAGDVQTGQTSGQAHGKPVVDDLPVSASLAENRETIEELYGMPENKDIIIRDIVIGTNPSIDGFVVFIDGLVDKSVQDLLFQALMLFAARPAPPDKGKLSSYVKERLLPGNQVSVQSRFRDILDAVNYGDTALFLEGCAEAVLVETKGWEHRGVEKPVIEQVLRGPQEAFGETLRTNTALIRKLIKNENLTTELLKVGARNRVNVAVMYLRDLANPALVAEVKRRIESIKTDFIVDSGVLEEFIQDNPYNLNPTILATERPDRVASSIVEGRVAIIVDGSPFVLIVPATMYEMMQTGEDVYSRWQLGTFIRYLRALAFYLAFLAPGVYLSIVLFHHEMIPTELLLAIAGNREKVPFPSLVEVLLMEISFELIREAGLRIPGIMGTTIGIIGALVLGQAAVQANIVNPVLVILVAVTGLSSFAIPYFSLAFTLRIYRFFYIMLGATMGFFGIAVGLFSQIVLTANLKSFGVPYLAPIGPRTVAGADVVTRLPVFFHEKRPDYLNPQDINRQPDVSRSWIGPENGGKNG from the coding sequence ATGAGCATTCTTGTAAGTTTACTCAAGTTGATTACCTACCAGGAAAACCCCGACCGCGAAGGGTTTGTCCTGGAGGAAACGGCTGAAGAAAAGCAAACAACCCGGAAGAGCGAACCCCCCTCTGGTGGTGAAGCCGCCCCCGGCGATCAAGAAAAAGCGCCGGCCGGCCGCCGCTCCTTTAAAAAGCCCGTCCGTCCCGCCGGTAAACTTACGGAAAAACCCAAAAAGGTCAAAGACAGCGGTAAGGCGGGAGATGTTCAAACAGGGCAAACCTCCGGGCAAGCGCATGGAAAACCGGTGGTAGACGACCTGCCGGTTAGCGCTTCGCTTGCGGAAAACCGGGAAACTATCGAGGAATTATACGGGATGCCGGAAAATAAAGATATCATAATAAGAGATATTGTCATCGGAACAAACCCGTCGATTGACGGCTTTGTCGTTTTCATTGACGGTTTGGTGGACAAGTCTGTCCAGGACTTGCTGTTTCAGGCTTTAATGCTTTTTGCCGCCCGGCCCGCCCCGCCGGATAAAGGCAAGCTGTCCTCATATGTTAAAGAAAGGCTGCTGCCGGGCAACCAGGTTTCTGTCCAGTCACGGTTCCGTGATATTCTGGACGCGGTGAACTACGGCGATACGGCCTTGTTTCTGGAAGGATGCGCCGAAGCGGTGCTGGTTGAAACCAAGGGATGGGAGCACCGGGGGGTGGAAAAGCCCGTTATCGAGCAAGTACTCCGCGGGCCGCAAGAAGCATTCGGGGAAACCCTGCGCACCAACACGGCCCTGATCAGGAAATTAATCAAAAACGAAAACCTGACCACGGAATTATTAAAGGTAGGCGCCCGCAACCGGGTTAATGTGGCGGTTATGTACCTGCGCGACCTGGCCAACCCCGCTCTGGTGGCGGAGGTGAAAAGAAGAATTGAAAGCATTAAGACGGACTTCATTGTGGACAGCGGGGTGCTCGAAGAATTTATCCAGGACAACCCCTATAATTTAAACCCGACGATATTGGCCACGGAACGCCCCGACCGTGTAGCCTCAAGCATTGTCGAGGGAAGAGTGGCCATCATCGTCGACGGCAGCCCCTTCGTCCTGATTGTGCCTGCCACCATGTATGAAATGATGCAAACCGGTGAGGACGTCTACAGCCGCTGGCAGCTCGGCACTTTCATCCGTTACCTGCGCGCCCTGGCTTTTTACCTGGCTTTCCTGGCGCCGGGGGTCTACCTGTCTATTGTGCTGTTCCACCACGAAATGATCCCTACAGAGCTGCTCCTAGCCATCGCCGGGAACCGTGAAAAAGTCCCCTTCCCCTCTCTGGTCGAGGTGCTCTTGATGGAAATTTCCTTTGAGCTGATCCGGGAGGCGGGGCTGCGCATACCCGGCATCATGGGTACGACCATCGGCATCATCGGCGCGCTGGTTTTAGGCCAGGCCGCCGTTCAGGCCAACATCGTCAATCCAGTTTTGGTGATCCTGGTAGCCGTAACCGGGCTGTCCAGCTTTGCCATTCCATACTTTTCCCTGGCTTTCACCCTGCGGATCTACCGTTTTTTTTACATCATGCTGGGAGCGACAATGGGTTTTTTCGGGATCGCCGTCGGGCTGTTCAGCCAGATCGTTTTGACAGCCAATTTAAAATCTTTCGGCGTGCCGTACCTGGCCCCAATCGGGCCCAGGACCGTCGCCGGCGCGGACGTGGTTACCCGGCTGCCGGTGTTCTTTCACGAAAAGCGGCCGGACTACCTGAACCCGCAGGATATTAACCGCCAGCCGGATGTTTCCAGAAGCTGGATTGGGCCTGAGAATGGTGGTAAAAATGGTTAA
- a CDS encoding NAD(P)/FAD-dependent oxidoreductase: MRVAIIGAGVSGLACAHELERHGVKPDIYEQRPRSGDLVEHVGVLLQVMNRPVKDQIEEIKESCHISIKPLNLVNKVTMYAPRASGSICGKLGYLIKRGQGVDAVENQLFSLVKTPVRYNFRADCAALARKYDYVIVASGTYDITKILGCWEDVYKTWLMGATVLGSFETDEIKMWLNTEYAKSGYAYLTPFNHESASLILVVSNANRKNIVDYWKKFWQIENFTFKISSLWDWEHVSGFVYPHQVGNILFAGNAGGFMEPVLGFALFDAIRSGVYAARSIVEGGKYEDYLARLKENIWASIKLRKVLNRFTNKDYDHLIAILTAPGIKQFVYNTNLDIIKHLAGIL; the protein is encoded by the coding sequence TTGAGAGTCGCCATCATCGGCGCCGGTGTTAGTGGTTTAGCCTGCGCTCATGAATTGGAGCGGCACGGGGTTAAACCGGATATATATGAACAGCGGCCCCGCAGCGGGGACCTTGTTGAACACGTTGGCGTACTCTTGCAGGTCATGAACAGGCCGGTAAAAGACCAGATTGAGGAAATTAAGGAAAGCTGCCATATTTCCATTAAACCGTTGAATTTGGTTAATAAGGTTACCATGTACGCTCCCCGGGCTTCAGGTTCTATTTGTGGAAAGTTGGGCTACTTGATCAAAAGAGGGCAAGGGGTTGATGCTGTTGAAAATCAGCTCTTCTCATTGGTAAAAACGCCCGTTAGATATAATTTCAGAGCTGATTGCGCGGCTCTCGCCCGGAAGTACGATTATGTAATTGTTGCCTCGGGTACTTATGACATTACTAAAATACTAGGCTGCTGGGAGGATGTTTATAAAACCTGGCTGATGGGGGCGACAGTTTTAGGTTCATTTGAAACTGATGAAATAAAAATGTGGCTTAATACGGAGTACGCAAAAAGCGGGTACGCCTACCTCACGCCATTTAACCACGAGAGTGCCTCTCTGATTTTGGTTGTATCCAACGCCAACAGAAAAAACATCGTTGATTATTGGAAAAAATTCTGGCAAATAGAAAATTTTACTTTTAAAATTAGCTCGCTTTGGGATTGGGAACACGTATCCGGATTTGTTTATCCCCACCAGGTTGGCAATATTCTTTTTGCCGGCAACGCCGGGGGATTTATGGAACCGGTATTGGGGTTCGCGTTATTTGACGCAATCAGAAGCGGAGTGTATGCAGCCAGGTCAATAGTCGAAGGGGGAAAATATGAGGATTACTTGGCGCGTCTAAAAGAAAACATCTGGGCTTCCATTAAGTTGAGAAAAGTGCTGAACCGTTTCACCAATAAAGATTACGACCACCTTATCGCTATTTTAACCGCGCCGGGGATTAAGCAATTTGTCTACAATACCAACCTGGACATTATCAAGCATCTGGCGGGAATCCTTTAG